A stretch of the Vigna radiata var. radiata cultivar VC1973A chromosome 7, Vradiata_ver6, whole genome shotgun sequence genome encodes the following:
- the LOC106766655 gene encoding trihelix transcription factor ASR3-like isoform X1, translating to MAEESAEKICEGVSESPTTTPVGGQTTRRIKATRHPRWTRQETLVLIESKKMVESGEQGCRFRSASGFVQSDPKWEMVSSFCQQRGVKRGAVQCRKRWGNLLTDFRKIKKWESGVKEESESFWIMRNDVRKEKKLPGFFDSVVYNVLDGGVCTTVAFPLTLVKMVPKVENGFAEVVGPEQCKENEEEEEEEEEDEAIVDSEKMSWSTEEENVETSVAANIANGVLKVPPGFKEKEITGSLRNTPLLSMPTQAEKQQQHQQPPSCQGNYDPCFQREPVFQHGYKRKRLSSDSSEDNTDFDNSITKLLRRNSEILKAHLGAQNINYELARNQQKQQTDILVAALGKLTDALTKIADKL from the exons ATGGCAGAAGAATCAGCAGAGAAAATCTGTGAAGGTGTCTCTGAGTCTCCAACTACTACCCCAGTTGGAGGACAGACAACACGAAGAATCAAAGCCACGAGACACCCTCGATGGACCAGACAAGAAACTCTTGTTCTGATAGAGTCTAAGAAAATGGTGGAAAGTGGGGAACAAGGTTGTCGGTTTAGATCAGCTTCAGGGTTCGTCCAAAGCGATCCCAAATGGGAGATGGTGTCATCGTTTTGTCAGCAACGTGGGGTGAAGAGAGGGGCGGTTCAGTGCAGGAAAAGATGGGGCAATCTCCTCACTGATTTCAGGAAGATAAAAAAGTGGGAATCGGGGGTGAAGGAGGAGAGTGAGTCGTTTTGGATCATGAGAAATGATGtgaggaaggaaaagaaacttCCGGGTTTCTTTGACTCGGTGGTGTACAATGTGTTGGATGGAGGGGTGTGCACCACTGTTGCATTTCCCTTGACATTGGTGAAGATGGTGCCCAAAGTGGAGAATGGTTTTGCTGAGGTGGTGGGTCCGGAACAATGCAAGGAGAatgaggaggaagaagaggaggaggaggaggatgaggcCATCGTCGATAGTGAGAAAATGAGTTGGAGCACCGAAGAGGAGAATGTGGAGACCAGCGTAGCTGCAAATATTGCCAATGGTGTTTTGAAAGTGCCACCAGGTTTCAAGGAGAAAGAGATCACCGGGAGTCTCAGAAACACCCCCTTACTCTCAATGCCTACTCAAG CAGAGAAGCAGCAGCAGCATCAGCAGCCGCCATCTTGCCAAGGGAACTATGATCCTT GCTTTCAAAGGGAACCTGTGTTTCAGCATGGATACAAGAGAAAGCGGTTATCATCGGACAGTAGTGAGGACAACACAGATTTCGACAACAGTATTACCAAATTGCTTAGGAGAAACAGTGAGATACTGAAAGCCCATCTTGGAGCTCAGAACATAAATTATGAATTGGCCAGGAACCAGCAGAAGCAGCAAACTGACATCTTAGTTGCAGCCCTTGGCAAGCTCACCGATGCTCTCACAAAGATTGCTGACAAGCTGTAA
- the LOC106766655 gene encoding trihelix transcription factor ASR3-like isoform X2, whose protein sequence is MAEESAEKICEGVSESPTTTPVGGQTTRRIKATRHPRWTRQETLVLIESKKMVESGEQGCRFRSASGFVQSDPKWEMVSSFCQQRGVKRGAVQCRKRWGNLLTDFRKIKKWESGVKEESESFWIMRNDVRKEKKLPGFFDSVVYNVLDGGVCTTVAFPLTLVKMVPKVENGFAEVVGPEQCKENEEEEEEEEEDEAIVDSEKMSWSTEEENVETSVAANIANGVLKVPPGFKEKEITGSLRNTPLLSMPTQEKQQQHQQPPSCQGNYDPCFQREPVFQHGYKRKRLSSDSSEDNTDFDNSITKLLRRNSEILKAHLGAQNINYELARNQQKQQTDILVAALGKLTDALTKIADKL, encoded by the exons ATGGCAGAAGAATCAGCAGAGAAAATCTGTGAAGGTGTCTCTGAGTCTCCAACTACTACCCCAGTTGGAGGACAGACAACACGAAGAATCAAAGCCACGAGACACCCTCGATGGACCAGACAAGAAACTCTTGTTCTGATAGAGTCTAAGAAAATGGTGGAAAGTGGGGAACAAGGTTGTCGGTTTAGATCAGCTTCAGGGTTCGTCCAAAGCGATCCCAAATGGGAGATGGTGTCATCGTTTTGTCAGCAACGTGGGGTGAAGAGAGGGGCGGTTCAGTGCAGGAAAAGATGGGGCAATCTCCTCACTGATTTCAGGAAGATAAAAAAGTGGGAATCGGGGGTGAAGGAGGAGAGTGAGTCGTTTTGGATCATGAGAAATGATGtgaggaaggaaaagaaacttCCGGGTTTCTTTGACTCGGTGGTGTACAATGTGTTGGATGGAGGGGTGTGCACCACTGTTGCATTTCCCTTGACATTGGTGAAGATGGTGCCCAAAGTGGAGAATGGTTTTGCTGAGGTGGTGGGTCCGGAACAATGCAAGGAGAatgaggaggaagaagaggaggaggaggaggatgaggcCATCGTCGATAGTGAGAAAATGAGTTGGAGCACCGAAGAGGAGAATGTGGAGACCAGCGTAGCTGCAAATATTGCCAATGGTGTTTTGAAAGTGCCACCAGGTTTCAAGGAGAAAGAGATCACCGGGAGTCTCAGAAACACCCCCTTACTCTCAATGCCTACTCAAG AGAAGCAGCAGCAGCATCAGCAGCCGCCATCTTGCCAAGGGAACTATGATCCTT GCTTTCAAAGGGAACCTGTGTTTCAGCATGGATACAAGAGAAAGCGGTTATCATCGGACAGTAGTGAGGACAACACAGATTTCGACAACAGTATTACCAAATTGCTTAGGAGAAACAGTGAGATACTGAAAGCCCATCTTGGAGCTCAGAACATAAATTATGAATTGGCCAGGAACCAGCAGAAGCAGCAAACTGACATCTTAGTTGCAGCCCTTGGCAAGCTCACCGATGCTCTCACAAAGATTGCTGACAAGCTGTAA
- the LOC106766655 gene encoding trihelix transcription factor ASR3-like isoform X3 produces the protein MAEESAEKICEGVSESPTTTPVGGQTTRRIKATRHPRWTRQETLVLIESKKMVESGEQGCRFRSASGFVQSDPKWEMVSSFCQQRGVKRGAVQCRKRWGNLLTDFRKIKKWESGVKEESESFWIMRNDVRKEKKLPGFFDSVVYNVLDGGVCTTVAFPLTLVKMVPKVENGFAEVVGPEQCKENEEEEEEEEEDEAIVDSEKMSWSTEEENVETSVAANIANGVLKVPPGFKEKEITGSLRNTPLLSMPTQGFQREPVFQHGYKRKRLSSDSSEDNTDFDNSITKLLRRNSEILKAHLGAQNINYELARNQQKQQTDILVAALGKLTDALTKIADKL, from the exons ATGGCAGAAGAATCAGCAGAGAAAATCTGTGAAGGTGTCTCTGAGTCTCCAACTACTACCCCAGTTGGAGGACAGACAACACGAAGAATCAAAGCCACGAGACACCCTCGATGGACCAGACAAGAAACTCTTGTTCTGATAGAGTCTAAGAAAATGGTGGAAAGTGGGGAACAAGGTTGTCGGTTTAGATCAGCTTCAGGGTTCGTCCAAAGCGATCCCAAATGGGAGATGGTGTCATCGTTTTGTCAGCAACGTGGGGTGAAGAGAGGGGCGGTTCAGTGCAGGAAAAGATGGGGCAATCTCCTCACTGATTTCAGGAAGATAAAAAAGTGGGAATCGGGGGTGAAGGAGGAGAGTGAGTCGTTTTGGATCATGAGAAATGATGtgaggaaggaaaagaaacttCCGGGTTTCTTTGACTCGGTGGTGTACAATGTGTTGGATGGAGGGGTGTGCACCACTGTTGCATTTCCCTTGACATTGGTGAAGATGGTGCCCAAAGTGGAGAATGGTTTTGCTGAGGTGGTGGGTCCGGAACAATGCAAGGAGAatgaggaggaagaagaggaggaggaggaggatgaggcCATCGTCGATAGTGAGAAAATGAGTTGGAGCACCGAAGAGGAGAATGTGGAGACCAGCGTAGCTGCAAATATTGCCAATGGTGTTTTGAAAGTGCCACCAGGTTTCAAGGAGAAAGAGATCACCGGGAGTCTCAGAAACACCCCCTTACTCTCAATGCCTACTCAAG GCTTTCAAAGGGAACCTGTGTTTCAGCATGGATACAAGAGAAAGCGGTTATCATCGGACAGTAGTGAGGACAACACAGATTTCGACAACAGTATTACCAAATTGCTTAGGAGAAACAGTGAGATACTGAAAGCCCATCTTGGAGCTCAGAACATAAATTATGAATTGGCCAGGAACCAGCAGAAGCAGCAAACTGACATCTTAGTTGCAGCCCTTGGCAAGCTCACCGATGCTCTCACAAAGATTGCTGACAAGCTGTAA
- the LOC106768779 gene encoding magnesium protoporphyrin IX methyltransferase, chloroplastic has protein sequence MAFSSSLWSSLIVPNPNRTTISPRFSHKPHKLRLSPAFAIPPLSTATAADVSGAIDGTTVAVVSGGFVAALAAVLSLTDPERRRQMQAEEVGGGDKEVVREYFNNSGFQRWKKIYGDTDEVNRVQRDIRLGHSKTVENTLSMLKDEGSLQGVTVCDAGCGTGSLSIPLAKEGAVVFASDISAAMVAEAEKQAKEQLVASENGSTPVVPKFVVKDLESLDGKYDTVVCLDVLIHYPQSKADGMIGHLASLANNRLILSFAPKTFYYDILKRIGELFPGPSKATRAYLHSEADVERALKKVGWTIRKKGLITTQFYFAKLIEAVPM, from the exons ATGGCGTTCTCATCGTCCCTATGGTCTTCCCTCATTGTTCCAAACCCCAACAGAACCACCATTTCCCCTCGATTCTCTCACAAACCGCACAAATTGCGGCTGTCGCCGGCATTTGCCATCCCGCCGCTCTCGACAGCTACCGCGGCCGACGTATCGGGTGCTATCGACGGGACTACAGTGGCTGTGGTGAGCGGGGGGTTCGTGGCGGCGCTGGCTGCTGTGCTGTCGCTGACGGACCCCGAGCGGCGGCGACAGATGCAGGCGGAGGAAGTGGGGGGAGGAGACAAGGAGGTGGTGAGGGAGTACTTCAACAACTCCGGGTTCCAGCGCTGGAAGAAAATCTACGGCGACACAGACGAGGTGAACCGGGTTCAGCGCGACATTCGGTTGGGACACTCGAAGACCGTAGAGAACACGCTGAGCATGTTGAAGGACGAAGGATCGCTTCAGGGCGTTACGGTTTGCGACGCCGGGTGTGGGACCGGTTCGCTCTCGATTCCTCTCGCGAAAGAGGGGGCTGTCGTGTTCGCCAGTGATATCTCCGCAGCTATGGTTGCTGAAGCTGAGAAACAG GCAAAAGAACAACTTGTAGCCAGTGAGAACGGATCTACCCCTGTGGTGCCAAAGTTTGTAGTGAAGGATTTGGAGAGTTTGGATGGAAAGTATGACACGGTGGTCTGCCTTGATGTTTTGATTCATTACCCTCAAAGTAAAGCTGATGGGATGATCGGCCACCTTGCTTCATTGGCCAACAACCGATTGATTCTGAGTTTTGCTCCGAAGACGTTTTATTATGATATACTAAAGAGGATTGGAGAGTTGTTCCCTGGTCCTTCAAAGGCAACAAGAGCATATCTTCACTCCGAAGCAGATGTTGAAAGGGCATTGAAAAAGGTTGGCTGGACCATAAGGAAGAAAGGCTTAATCACTACTCAATTTTACTTTGCCAAACTCATTGAGGCTGTTCCTATGTAG
- the LOC106767108 gene encoding two-component response regulator ARR14, which produces MAGTSSSEIDIPEFPSSLNVLVIDTDSGVLEYMEKSCKEKSHKAVICFESSMAVEVLRKEEIEIHMIVMELNMPMMNGFEFLQFLDEEGFDIAFVMMSDDFTLSTMTKAFQLGAIFYFIKPFGDRLLDLWPPFLKHYYDRRHLEDDETGDGEAKADEDDETGDGEAKADDTLHKKDDTFHKKD; this is translated from the exons ATGGCCGGAACTTCGTCTTCTGAAATTGACATCCCTGAATTTCCATCAAGTCTTAATGTCCTTGTCATTGATACTGATTCCGGAGTTCTTGAATACATGGAGAAATCATGCAAAGAAAAGTCTCATAAAG CTGTAATATGCTTTGAATCTTCAATGGCTGTGGAAGTTTTGCGGAAAGAAGAAATAGAGATTCATATGATCGTCATGGAGCTTAATATGCCAATGATGAATGGCTTTGAATTCCTGCAATTTCTCGATGAAGAAGGATTTGATATTGCTTTTGTCA TGATGTCTGATGATTTTACTCTGTCTACCATGACAAAGGCTTTCCAACTTGGAGCTATATTCTATTTCATAAAACCCTTCGGTGATCGGTTGTTAGATTTGTGGCCACCTTTCTTAAAGCATTATTACGACAGGCGTCACTTAGAAGATGATGAGACAGGTGACGGAGAAGCCAAAGCCGATGAAGATGATGAGACAGGTGATGGAGAAGCCAAAGCCGATGATACCCTCCACAAGAAAGATGATACCTTCCACAAGAAAGATTGA
- the LOC106768886 gene encoding signal recognition particle subunit SRP68 produces MGKESQVSAMEIDAPKPDSSDQIVPKFSVNVLQLLKSAQMQHGLRHGDYTRYRRYCTARLRRLYKSLKFTHGRGKYAKRTITESTVSEVRFLHLILYTAERAWSHAMEKRQLPNGPNATQRIYLIGRLRKAVKWATLFSQLCAVKADSRTSLEAEAYESYMKGSLLFEQDQNWDVALKNFKSARAVYEELGKYGDLDNQVLCRERVEELEPSIRYCLHKIGQSNLQASELLQIGDVEGPALDLFKAKLEAVMAEARSQQAASMTEFLWLGHRFPISNAKTRVSILKAQELEKDIHGPSADSIPADKRLVIFDKIFSAYHEARGYIRADLATTGSAESVKDDLNGLDKAVSAVLGERTIERNLLLVKVAKSKLAKRHDDKNEKVTKPEELVRLYDLLLQNTADLSDLVSSGRDKKPEEVSFAEVCSCKSLAFRAQRCFYVAKSYSVAGMRAEAYALYCRARNLADDTLKKFQMLDGDNKTMIKELEDLCNECRSNTCIEHALGIIEETKTQENLSEKVSNISLTGTERLEKFLLEKLEVYESAVGDSNVKCTPRITGFPPSFEAISRNPIVLDLAYNMIEFPSIENRMKKDRKAKGGFISRIFG; encoded by the exons ATGGGCAAGGAGAGCCAAGTGTCTGCTATGGAAATCGACGCTCCGAAACCGGATAGTTCCGATCAGATCGTTCCCAAATTCTCCGTTAACG tGCTGCAATTGTTGAAATCGGCTCAAATGCAGCATGGCTTGCGCCACGGAGATTACACTCGTTATAG GAGGTATTGCACAGCTCGTTTGAGGAGGTTGTATAAATCGCTGAAGTTTACCCATGGTCGTGGCAAATATGCTAAAAGGACCATAACTGAATCCACTGTCTCTGAAGTAAG GTTTCTTCATCTAATTCTGTATACAGCAGAGAGAGCTTGGAGTCATGCCATGGAGAAAAGGCAGCTTCCAAATGGTCCAAATGCAACTCAACGTATATATTTGATTGGTAGGTTGCGGAAAGCGGTAAAATGGGCTACTTTGTTTTCACAATTGTGTGCTGTCAAGGCAGATTCTAGAACATCTTTGGAAGCTGAG GCTTATGAGTCCTATATGAAAGGGAGTTTGTTGTTTGAGCAAGATCAGAATTGGGACGTGGCTTTAAAGAACTTCAAAAGTGCTAG GGCTGTATATGAGGAATTAGGGAAATATGGAGATCTGGATAACCAAGTTTTGTGTCGTGAACGAGTTGAGGAGCTAGAACCTAGTATCCGATACTGCCTTCACAAAATTGGCCAGTCAAATCTACAGGCCTCTGAACTTTTACAAATTGGTGACGTGGAAGGTCCTGCACTAGACCTTTTTAAAGCAAAACTAGAG GCTGTAATGGCTGAGGCAAGATCTCAACAAGCTGCTTCCATGACAGAATTCCTGTGGCTTGGCCACAGATTTCCTATATCAAATGCCAAAACAAGGGTTTCCATCCTGAAAG CTCAGGAGTTGGAGAAAGATATACATGGTCCATCGGCAGACTCAATTCCAGCAGACAAAAGACTAGTTATTTTTGACAAAATCTTTTCTGCATATCATGAAGCCCGAGGCTATATTCGGGCTGATTTG GCCACTACAGGAAGTGCAGAAAGTGTGAAAGATGATTTGAATGGTCTGGATAAGGCTGTGAGTGCTGTACTTGGAGAAAGAACCATTGAACGCAACCTATTGTTGGTTAAGGTTGCAAAAAGCAAACTAGCAAAGCGGCAtgatgataaaaatgaaaaagtcaCCAAACCTGAAGAGCTTGTTCGCTTATATGATCTCTTGCTACAG AATACAGCTGATCTATCCGATTTAGTCAGTTCTGGAAGGGATAAAAAACCAGAAGAAGTTAGCTTTGCTGAAGTGTGTTCATGCAAAAGTTTGGCTTTTCGAGCTCAGAG GTGCTTTTATGTTGCGAAGTCATACAGTGTGGCTGGGATGAGGGCTGAAGCATATGCATTGTACTGCCGTGCTCGCAATTTGGCTGATGATActttaaaaaagtttcaaatgTTAGATGGTGATAATAAG ACTATGATTAAAGAGTTGGAGGACTTGTGCAACGAGTGCCGATCTAACACTTGTATTGAGCATGCGTTGGGGATCATAGAGGAAACAAAGACTCAAGAGAATCTATCTGAAAAGGTCTCCAATATATCATTGACCGGAACTGAGCGG TTGGAGAAATTCCTTCTTGAGAAACTTGAAGTTTATGAGTCTGCTGTGGGTGATTCAAATGTGAAGTGTACACCACGCATTACAGGCTTCCCTCCATCTTTCGAGGCAATTTCACGAAATCCTATTGTGCTGGATCTGGCTTATAACATGATTGAATTCCCATCTATTGAAAATAGGATGAAGAAGGATAGAAAAGCCAAAGGCGGCTTTATCAGTAGAATATTTGGATAG